One Methylophaga marina DNA window includes the following coding sequences:
- a CDS encoding sigma-54 dependent transcriptional regulator translates to MSVNNVLVVESDIDRCEMLSTLIEFINCQPVVISESDLWFEHVENLDDVVMAIVGDCGGQNQTKQLLRELVNHDSRVPVFVLESSSGEALDFPGTIGSIRYPIKYPQLSNALQQATIYRGMTAEASTPNNLFRSLVGNSRLIKNVQRMIDQVSDSEANVLILGESGTGKEVVARNLHHFSSRRDKPFVPVNCGAIPGELLESELFGHEKGAFTGAITARKGRFEMAEGGTLFLDEIGDMPLPMQVKLLRVLQERTYEKVGSNKTQTANVRVIAATHRNLEEHIADGRFREDLFYRLNVFPIEMPALRDRPEDIPLLIHELIKRIEHENRGTIRLTPAAITSLCRYPWPGNVRELANVVERLVILYPYGTVDFDDLPEKYQLEGDELPEEITSIIAAGPQQEASRNLPETSPEIKPVPETSSDPVNSSSGPEDMVLPEEGIDLKEHLANLEYLLIKQAIDDAEGVVAHAANKLKMRRTTLVEKMRKYGIQRDTE, encoded by the coding sequence ATGAGTGTAAATAATGTATTGGTCGTTGAAAGTGATATTGACCGATGCGAGATGTTAAGCACACTCATTGAGTTTATAAATTGTCAGCCGGTGGTGATTTCAGAATCAGACCTTTGGTTTGAGCATGTTGAAAACCTTGATGATGTGGTGATGGCCATTGTGGGTGACTGCGGCGGACAAAATCAAACTAAGCAGTTACTTCGAGAACTGGTTAATCACGACTCACGGGTTCCCGTCTTTGTTCTTGAATCTTCCTCTGGCGAAGCATTAGACTTTCCGGGCACCATTGGTTCTATTCGTTACCCCATTAAGTATCCTCAACTCAGCAATGCGTTACAGCAGGCGACCATCTATCGGGGGATGACGGCTGAAGCCAGCACACCCAATAACTTATTCCGGTCACTGGTAGGCAATAGTCGGCTCATTAAGAATGTGCAGCGGATGATTGATCAGGTCTCTGACTCAGAAGCCAATGTGCTCATTCTGGGCGAATCAGGAACTGGTAAAGAAGTCGTTGCTCGTAACTTACACCACTTTTCATCCAGAAGAGATAAACCCTTTGTGCCAGTCAATTGTGGGGCCATTCCAGGAGAGTTACTGGAAAGTGAGTTATTTGGTCACGAAAAAGGTGCTTTTACCGGGGCGATAACGGCCAGAAAAGGACGTTTTGAAATGGCTGAAGGTGGCACATTATTTCTGGATGAAATAGGCGATATGCCACTGCCAATGCAGGTCAAACTGTTACGTGTACTCCAAGAAAGAACCTATGAAAAAGTAGGTAGTAATAAAACACAAACAGCCAATGTTCGCGTGATTGCCGCCACACATCGTAACCTCGAAGAGCATATTGCTGATGGTCGGTTCCGTGAAGATTTATTTTACCGACTGAATGTCTTTCCTATTGAAATGCCAGCATTAAGAGACAGACCAGAAGATATTCCGCTGCTGATTCATGAATTGATTAAACGTATTGAACATGAAAACAGAGGCACTATTCGACTCACCCCTGCTGCGATTACCTCATTATGCCGTTACCCATGGCCTGGAAATGTACGTGAATTAGCGAATGTGGTCGAACGATTAGTGATTCTCTATCCATACGGCACGGTCGATTTTGATGACCTTCCAGAAAAGTATCAGCTAGAAGGTGATGAGTTACCTGAAGAAATTACCAGCATCATTGCCGCTGGCCCACAGCAAGAAGCTTCAAGGAATCTACCTGAGACATCGCCAGAGATTAAACCCGTGCCAGAGACATCCTCTGACCCAGTTAATTCATCTTCTGGCCCAGAAGATATGGTGTTGCCAGAAGAGGGTATTGATCTGAAAGAACATCTTGCCAATCTTGAATATCTATTGATAAAACAAGCCATAGATGATGCTGAGGGCGTGGTTGCTCATGCAGCGAATAAACTGAAAATGCGTAGAACAACGCTAGTAGAGAAAATGCGTAAATACGGTATTCAGCGCGATACTGAATAA
- a CDS encoding sensor histidine kinase has product MLYLSPLLKEGADEQVKQRFATRVKDSLTHMEQLIRDLLSFSRGNMASPSPVAVSELLSELEQQFSAQNDVENSTVTMTLVNQVNDDYIYGSQSALISAITNLLNNARQACEGHGQIEVMAEYAENNAKEQCIQISVNDNGEGMSEAELNKVLTPFYTTRSNGTGLGLAVVQSIVKAHRGLLAIESEPKKGSSVKLLFPIYTSANTSPEQAAEEVAL; this is encoded by the coding sequence ATGCTCTATCTTTCACCTTTACTGAAAGAGGGGGCTGATGAACAAGTTAAGCAGCGTTTTGCGACAAGAGTAAAAGACAGTCTCACCCATATGGAGCAGTTGATTCGTGATCTTTTATCTTTCTCTAGAGGGAATATGGCATCACCCTCACCGGTGGCGGTGAGTGAGTTATTAAGTGAATTAGAACAACAGTTTTCTGCTCAAAATGATGTAGAAAACAGCACAGTGACGATGACACTCGTCAACCAGGTTAATGACGATTACATCTATGGTAGTCAATCTGCATTAATCAGCGCCATTACCAATCTACTCAATAATGCTCGTCAAGCATGTGAAGGTCATGGTCAGATTGAGGTGATGGCAGAGTACGCTGAAAATAACGCCAAAGAACAATGCATCCAGATCAGCGTAAATGACAATGGAGAGGGGATGTCTGAAGCTGAGCTAAATAAAGTGTTAACGCCTTTCTACACCACTCGTTCTAATGGCACCGGACTTGGGCTTGCCGTTGTTCAGTCAATTGTCAAAGCCCATAGAGGCTTACTTGCGATCGAAAGTGAACCCAAAAAAGGCAGCTCAGTAAAATTATTGTTTCCTATTTATACATCAGCAAATACATCGCCAGAGCAAGCAGCAGAGGAGGTCGCATTATGA
- the fliS gene encoding flagellar export chaperone FliS — MQVMVNKKAMEGYGRNAIESEVNYASPYRIIQMLMEGALARVATAKGCIARNEIAEKGHQISWCIRIIDGLKTSLDAEKGGEIAENLDSLYDYITRRLLEANVSNDVAILDEVTKLLEEIKAGWDGIPPEFH, encoded by the coding sequence ATGCAGGTAATGGTGAATAAAAAAGCGATGGAAGGTTATGGCCGGAATGCCATAGAGTCAGAAGTCAATTATGCCTCTCCCTATCGAATTATTCAGATGTTGATGGAAGGTGCGCTTGCTCGCGTCGCCACTGCAAAAGGCTGTATTGCCCGTAATGAAATTGCAGAAAAAGGTCATCAAATTTCTTGGTGTATCCGTATCATAGATGGTTTAAAAACCAGTTTGGATGCTGAGAAAGGCGGCGAAATAGCTGAAAACCTTGATTCATTATATGACTATATTACTCGTCGCTTACTCGAAGCGAATGTGAGCAATGATGTCGCGATATTAGATGAAGTCACAAAACTTCTTGAAGAAATAAAAGCTGGGTGGGACGGCATTCCACCTGAGTTTCACTAG
- a CDS encoding flagellin — protein MALVVNTNIASLNAQRNLNKSQSTLNTSLQRLSSGLRINSAKDDAAGLYTAQQMTADIRGANQAARNAADGISLAQVAEGALAEISNNLQRIREIAVQSANGTVTDRTGLSAEVTQLEAENTRIVSSTKFNGTAVLSGLSISIQVGQDSGDTVSVSASALSNTTADVSTSTAASTALGNLDSDINTVSTLRATFGSIQNRFEAVISNLQSFSENTSAARSRIMDADFAAETASLTKAQILQQAGVSIVSQANVIPQSALSLLG, from the coding sequence ATGGCATTAGTAGTCAACACAAACATTGCATCATTAAATGCACAGCGTAACTTAAACAAATCTCAAAGCACACTGAATACATCTTTACAGCGTTTGTCTTCGGGCTTACGTATCAATAGTGCAAAAGATGATGCGGCTGGTCTATATACTGCTCAGCAAATGACAGCTGATATTCGTGGTGCGAACCAGGCAGCACGTAACGCTGCAGATGGTATCTCTTTGGCTCAGGTGGCTGAGGGTGCTTTAGCGGAAATCAGTAATAACTTACAACGTATTCGTGAAATCGCGGTACAGTCTGCTAACGGTACTGTAACCGACCGAACAGGTCTGTCTGCTGAGGTGACCCAGCTTGAAGCAGAAAACACTCGTATAGTATCTAGTACAAAATTTAATGGTACTGCAGTACTGAGTGGACTGAGTATTTCAATTCAAGTTGGTCAGGATAGTGGTGATACTGTATCTGTATCTGCATCTGCTCTAAGCAATACTACAGCAGACGTTTCAACCTCTACTGCAGCCTCAACTGCACTTGGTAATTTAGATTCAGATATAAACACTGTGAGCACATTGCGTGCTACATTCGGTTCTATTCAAAATCGTTTTGAAGCTGTAATCTCAAATCTACAAAGTTTTTCAGAGAATACATCTGCAGCTCGTAGCCGTATCATGGATGCTGACTTTGCTGCTGAAACTGCTTCTTTAACTAAAGCGCAAATTCTGCAACAGGCTGGTGTATCCATCGTATCGCAAGCGAACGTTATTCCTCAGTCTGCATTATCACTGTTGGGATAA
- a CDS encoding flagellin, producing the protein MPLIVNTNLASLNAQRNLTKSQGDLNTALQRLSSGLRVNSAKDDAAGLYTAEQMTADIRGANQAARNAADGISFAQVAEGALAEITNNLQRIREIAVQSANGTVTDRNGLQAEVTQLESENARIIASTQFNGTQVLGGVSLTFQVGADAADTVTVAATAATTTTADVSTSTGASTALGTLDTDINNLSQLRATFGSIQNRFEAVISNLQSLAENTSAARSRIMDADFAEETAKLTRAQILQQAGTSILAQANTLPQNALSLLQG; encoded by the coding sequence ATGCCATTAATCGTAAATACTAACCTTGCGTCGCTTAATGCGCAGCGGAACTTAACAAAATCGCAAGGTGATTTGAACACTGCATTACAACGTTTATCTTCTGGTCTTCGTGTCAATAGCGCTAAAGATGATGCTGCTGGTTTATATACAGCTGAACAAATGACTGCGGATATTCGTGGTGCTAATCAAGCGGCAAGAAATGCTGCTGACGGCATCTCATTTGCTCAGGTCGCAGAAGGGGCCTTGGCTGAAATCACTAACAACCTACAACGTATTCGTGAAATAGCGGTACAGTCAGCTAACGGCACAGTCACAGATAGAAATGGTCTGCAAGCCGAGGTAACGCAGCTTGAATCAGAAAATGCCCGTATTATTGCAAGTACCCAGTTTAACGGTACTCAGGTCTTGGGTGGCGTCTCTTTGACATTTCAGGTGGGGGCTGACGCCGCTGATACTGTAACTGTAGCGGCTACGGCTGCGACGACGACAACTGCTGATGTGTCAACCTCTACAGGTGCATCTACTGCTCTTGGCACACTTGATACTGATATTAATAATCTCAGTCAATTACGTGCGACCTTTGGGTCGATACAAAATCGGTTTGAAGCGGTTATTTCGAATCTGCAAAGTTTAGCTGAAAATACGAGTGCTGCCCGTAGCCGTATTATGGATGCGGATTTTGCTGAAGAAACGGCGAAATTAACGCGAGCTCAAATTCTGCAGCAAGCGGGAACATCTATCCTTGCACAGGCGAATACCTTGCCACAGAACGCGTTATCCCTGCTTCAGGGATAA
- a CDS encoding flagellar protein FliT gives MSEITRLKQVLRLTEDMSAAVNAGKWSDVSTLTKLRAELMESIFPLDNHVDQSEARPLIEQIVMLNKDVEQRCRDARQTIQTELGQFNKNKKVAAAYQSN, from the coding sequence ATGTCTGAGATAACACGTTTAAAACAGGTATTAAGATTAACTGAGGACATGAGTGCTGCAGTGAATGCTGGCAAATGGAGTGATGTCTCCACTTTGACAAAGCTACGAGCAGAATTAATGGAAAGTATCTTTCCTCTTGATAATCATGTTGACCAGTCAGAAGCGCGTCCATTGATAGAACAAATTGTTATGTTAAATAAGGATGTTGAACAACGTTGTCGTGATGCAAGACAAACGATCCAAACCGAGTTAGGCCAGTTCAATAAAAACAAAAAAGTGGCAGCAGCCTACCAATCTAACTAG
- the fliD gene encoding flagellar filament capping protein FliD encodes MATISSLGVGTGLDLESIVTGLMDLERQPLDRLESKQSIINAQISAYGSFKSKLDSFQTAMASLASASSFKVFQANSQDEDLFTATSTSSASAGSYNIDVTQVASRDKLASSAFTDYNSIVGEGTLSISVGSESFDVAIDSSNSSLAGIRTAINNASDNTGVTASIITDDSGARLVLTSNETGTENAISVSVSGDSDGNNADTSGLSAFVYSSGGTENLSSISTAKDAIVNIDGFTTTSSSNSIANAIDGVTLNVKDVGSSTLDITRNDEAILESVNEFASAYNTLMTEIKSQRSGQLEADSTLLTIERQVRDVFNSGASITGSSFSYLVEAGISFDKNGVMTVDEDKVNEVLSSDFNSFANLFSAEGEGFANRLESLADTWLQTDGLIDSREEGLNSRLKRMDTQKEQMESRLEMTETRLRAQYAAMDTLVSSLQSQGNYLISQLSAMNSN; translated from the coding sequence ATGGCGACAATTTCATCATTAGGCGTAGGAACGGGACTCGATCTGGAGAGCATTGTTACAGGCTTAATGGATCTTGAGCGTCAACCGCTCGACAGACTCGAGAGCAAGCAGAGTATTATCAACGCACAGATCAGTGCTTATGGTTCATTTAAGAGTAAACTCGATTCTTTTCAAACGGCCATGGCGTCGTTGGCAAGTGCATCCAGTTTTAAGGTGTTCCAAGCTAATTCACAAGATGAAGACTTATTCACGGCGACATCGACCAGTTCAGCATCTGCTGGTTCCTACAATATTGATGTCACCCAAGTTGCCAGTCGAGATAAGTTAGCGTCATCTGCATTCACTGATTACAACTCGATAGTCGGCGAAGGCACACTGAGTATCAGTGTGGGAAGTGAGAGCTTCGATGTCGCGATAGACTCCAGTAATAGCTCTCTCGCAGGAATTCGTACCGCCATCAATAATGCTTCTGATAACACTGGCGTAACGGCATCAATCATTACAGATGATAGTGGTGCCAGATTGGTTCTGACATCAAACGAAACCGGGACTGAAAACGCGATCAGTGTGTCTGTGAGTGGTGACAGTGATGGCAATAATGCCGATACGTCAGGTTTGTCAGCCTTTGTTTATAGCTCTGGCGGTACAGAAAACTTGTCATCTATCTCCACGGCAAAAGACGCGATTGTTAATATTGATGGCTTCACGACTACCAGTAGTTCAAACTCCATAGCCAACGCTATTGATGGAGTGACATTAAACGTAAAAGATGTGGGTAGTTCGACACTCGATATCACAAGAAATGATGAGGCTATCTTAGAGTCAGTAAACGAGTTTGCTTCGGCATACAATACGTTGATGACAGAAATTAAATCTCAGCGAAGTGGTCAATTAGAGGCGGACAGCACACTACTTACAATTGAACGCCAAGTCAGAGATGTCTTCAACTCGGGAGCCAGTATCACCGGATCGAGCTTTAGTTATTTAGTTGAGGCAGGCATTTCTTTTGATAAAAATGGCGTGATGACGGTTGATGAAGATAAAGTTAATGAGGTCTTAAGTTCTGACTTTAACTCATTTGCGAACCTGTTTTCAGCTGAAGGTGAAGGTTTTGCTAATCGTTTAGAGTCTCTAGCTGATACTTGGTTACAAACAGATGGATTGATTGACTCAAGAGAAGAAGGGCTCAATTCGCGTTTAAAAAGAATGGATACGCAAAAAGAGCAAATGGAATCACGTCTAGAGATGACCGAAACACGTTTACGAGCTCAGTATGCAGCCATGGATACCTTGGTCAGCAGTTTACAGTCACAGGGCAATTATTTGATTTCGCAACTATCCGCGATGAACTCAAATTAA
- a CDS encoding sigma-54-dependent transcriptional regulator, with product MNHSNILVVEDDANLRTALCDTLELAGYRAVGMEHGQSALDKIASEPVGLLLSDLQMSPMDGHTLLQRAKAMMPDLPVVMMTAYGTVQSAVDAMHQGASDYLLKPFEADELLQRVQRYINDIGTEEDDMVAQAQASKDLQAIAKRVADSDATVLINGESGTGKEVLARYLHVHSPRSSHPFVAINCAAIPENMLEATLFGYEKGAFTGASQAYAGKFEQANHGTILLDEISEMDLSLQAKLLRVLQEREVERIGGRKVIPLDVRVLATTNRTLREEVKAGRFREDLYYRLNVFPLEISPLRQRQDDILPLSQRLLTRHASQSRRVAPLLDAAAKSRLISHNWPGNVRELDNVLQRALILQSGQSITAKDIIFEAVSGQELNTSVSQTEVSSSTESSKSSVEGFDLRSQEQRHILDMLEKYQGSRRLTAKELGISERTLRYKIAKFREQGVEIPEKLGKKSA from the coding sequence ATGAATCACTCAAATATCTTAGTGGTCGAGGATGATGCTAATCTTCGCACGGCATTATGCGACACACTTGAACTCGCTGGTTATCGAGCCGTTGGTATGGAGCATGGACAGTCTGCACTGGATAAGATCGCCAGCGAGCCAGTGGGTTTACTATTAAGTGACTTACAGATGTCACCGATGGATGGACATACTTTACTGCAGCGGGCAAAAGCCATGATGCCTGATTTACCTGTGGTGATGATGACAGCCTACGGTACCGTACAAAGTGCTGTCGATGCCATGCATCAGGGGGCTTCTGATTATTTATTAAAACCGTTTGAAGCTGATGAACTCTTACAGCGCGTGCAGCGCTATATCAATGATATTGGCACTGAAGAAGATGACATGGTGGCGCAGGCCCAGGCATCGAAAGATCTGCAAGCTATCGCCAAGCGTGTGGCCGACAGTGATGCCACTGTACTTATCAATGGCGAGAGTGGCACTGGTAAAGAAGTGTTAGCTCGCTACCTTCATGTACATTCCCCCCGATCTTCACATCCTTTTGTAGCGATTAACTGTGCGGCTATTCCTGAGAATATGCTTGAAGCAACTCTTTTTGGATATGAGAAAGGGGCGTTTACAGGCGCCAGCCAAGCCTATGCCGGTAAATTTGAACAAGCTAATCATGGCACGATTTTATTAGACGAAATCTCTGAAATGGACTTATCGTTGCAAGCAAAACTCTTACGTGTTTTGCAGGAGCGTGAAGTGGAACGTATTGGTGGCAGGAAGGTGATACCGCTGGATGTCAGAGTGTTAGCCACCACCAATAGAACTTTACGAGAGGAGGTCAAAGCCGGCCGTTTTCGTGAGGATTTATATTATCGTTTGAATGTTTTCCCATTGGAAATTTCACCTCTTAGACAACGTCAGGATGATATTCTTCCTTTATCCCAGCGCCTGTTGACGCGACATGCCAGTCAATCACGACGCGTCGCGCCTTTACTTGATGCTGCGGCTAAGTCTCGCTTAATTTCTCACAACTGGCCGGGTAATGTTCGTGAGTTAGATAATGTCTTGCAGCGGGCGTTAATTTTGCAATCGGGTCAATCAATCACAGCAAAAGATATTATTTTTGAGGCGGTGTCTGGCCAAGAGTTGAATACCTCAGTGAGTCAAACTGAGGTCAGTTCATCTACAGAAAGCAGTAAAAGCAGTGTAGAGGGATTTGATTTACGGTCACAAGAGCAACGTCATATTCTCGACATGCTGGAAAAATATCAAGGCAGCCGAAGACTGACCGCAAAAGAGCTAGGTATAAGTGAACGTACCTTGCGTTACAAAATCGCCAAATTCCGTGAGCAAGGGGTGGAAATCCCTGAAAAACTTGGCAAGAAGTCTGCATAA
- the fliF gene encoding flagellar basal-body MS-ring/collar protein FliF has product MENAPATTGSQANMPTARPTTALGAMQANISQQPVVKQMLFLLAIAASIAVGGYVLLWSQTPSYQVLFANMAPAESTEVVDVLQQMNVDYKLDPATGALLVPAGDVQTLRMKLAAEGLPRSAALGMEMLNQDQGFGTSQFIERARYQRAMEEELSRSIAELNNVRSARVHLAIPKQSVFVRDRKDPTASVVVHLYAGRTLDQSQVAAITHMVASSVPDMKNADVTIVDQRGNLLTQPERAAGVAMSDTQLEYTRKVEQIYIDRIENILSPIVGMNGVRAQVVADVDFTMSEQTHESYNPDMTAVRSEQLQEEERVGNGGPFGVPGALSNQPPGGGVAPEQAVPEEGADEAATTTTAPGSSRKSTTRNFELDRTISHTRMAPGNVRKLSVAVLVDERRTVDAEGNVTSVPLSESEMTRINALVMDAIGFSKARGDSLNVVNAPFMAPETVEALPEKPIWEEPWVWNLAKQVGGALVVLFLIFGVIRPAFRDMTKVPVTESDNDNLSPEEVLARSSASGEEIAKLTTGSEKMEEQLSNVRSLVQQDPALVAQVVKNWTAGDA; this is encoded by the coding sequence ATGGAAAACGCACCTGCCACCACCGGCTCACAAGCCAATATGCCAACAGCACGACCCACAACAGCATTGGGCGCTATGCAGGCAAATATCTCTCAACAACCTGTTGTGAAACAGATGTTGTTTTTATTGGCAATTGCAGCCAGTATCGCCGTAGGTGGTTACGTGCTGTTGTGGTCACAAACTCCCTCATATCAGGTCCTTTTCGCGAATATGGCACCTGCTGAATCGACTGAAGTTGTTGACGTTTTGCAGCAGATGAATGTCGATTACAAATTGGATCCGGCCACTGGCGCATTGTTAGTACCTGCTGGTGATGTGCAAACATTGCGAATGAAACTTGCTGCTGAAGGCCTACCCAGAAGTGCTGCCCTGGGCATGGAGATGCTGAATCAGGATCAAGGGTTTGGTACCAGTCAGTTTATCGAGCGAGCCCGTTACCAGCGTGCAATGGAAGAGGAGTTATCTCGCTCCATTGCTGAACTCAATAACGTCAGAAGTGCGCGAGTGCATCTTGCTATTCCTAAACAATCTGTTTTTGTACGCGATCGTAAAGATCCAACCGCTTCTGTGGTGGTTCATCTTTATGCTGGCAGAACACTTGACCAATCTCAGGTGGCAGCCATCACACACATGGTCGCCTCCAGTGTGCCAGATATGAAAAATGCCGATGTCACTATTGTGGATCAGCGTGGCAACTTATTAACTCAACCAGAGCGTGCGGCGGGTGTGGCAATGAGTGATACCCAGCTTGAATACACACGTAAGGTTGAGCAAATCTATATCGACCGCATAGAAAATATCTTGTCACCTATTGTGGGTATGAATGGTGTACGTGCACAGGTCGTGGCCGATGTTGACTTTACAATGTCTGAACAAACACACGAAAGTTATAACCCGGACATGACAGCAGTGAGAAGTGAGCAGCTGCAAGAAGAAGAGCGTGTTGGTAATGGTGGACCGTTTGGCGTGCCCGGCGCACTCAGTAATCAACCTCCTGGTGGTGGTGTTGCACCTGAGCAAGCGGTTCCAGAGGAAGGTGCTGATGAAGCGGCCACTACGACAACAGCGCCTGGTTCAAGCAGAAAAAGCACGACACGTAATTTTGAGTTAGACCGTACTATCAGTCATACCCGAATGGCACCTGGTAATGTCAGAAAACTGAGTGTGGCCGTATTGGTTGACGAGAGAAGAACAGTGGATGCCGAAGGTAATGTTACTTCCGTACCATTGTCTGAATCAGAAATGACCCGTATCAATGCCTTAGTCATGGATGCCATTGGCTTTAGCAAAGCGCGAGGCGACAGTTTGAATGTGGTCAATGCCCCATTCATGGCACCTGAAACGGTTGAAGCCTTGCCTGAAAAACCAATCTGGGAAGAGCCTTGGGTCTGGAATCTAGCCAAACAAGTGGGTGGTGCACTGGTTGTTCTGTTCCTTATCTTTGGTGTGATTCGTCCAGCATTCAGAGATATGACGAAAGTGCCCGTCACCGAGAGTGATAATGACAATTTATCACCAGAAGAAGTTTTAGCTAGAAGTAGCGCAAGCGGTGAAGAGATTGCTAAACTGACCACTGGTTCGGAAAAGATGGAAGAGCAACTATCTAATGTCCGAAGTTTAGTGCAGCAAGACCCTGCGCTCGTGGCGCAAGTAGTCAAAAATTGGACGGCGGGTGATGCCTAA
- a CDS encoding PAS domain-containing protein translates to MNLKLSLGDDFQQSNYLSQPFSRDIDLSTISNVSHISAEHIQQSTNTDADQLANRHSRLLAVLPAGVVVIDGSGFIQEANEAAISLLGEPLSGERWVNVIERAFDPKPSDGHDVSLKDGRLVHISTNPLGHEPGQIILLQDVTDTRALQSKVSHLQRLSTIGEVTARLAHQIRTPCHPPCSIFHLY, encoded by the coding sequence ATGAATCTGAAATTATCACTGGGTGACGATTTTCAACAATCGAATTATCTGTCGCAACCCTTTTCACGAGACATCGATCTCAGCACTATTTCAAATGTCAGCCATATCTCAGCTGAACATATTCAACAATCCACTAATACCGATGCGGACCAACTCGCCAATCGTCATAGTCGTTTATTGGCTGTGCTACCCGCAGGCGTGGTGGTGATTGATGGTTCCGGCTTTATTCAGGAAGCCAATGAGGCAGCGATATCGTTGTTGGGTGAACCTTTGTCAGGTGAGCGTTGGGTAAATGTCATTGAACGGGCTTTTGATCCCAAGCCCAGTGATGGTCATGATGTCTCTTTAAAAGATGGTCGCCTGGTCCACATCTCAACGAATCCACTTGGCCATGAACCGGGACAAATTATCTTATTACAGGATGTAACGGATACTCGAGCACTGCAAAGCAAAGTTTCCCATTTGCAACGTTTATCGACCATCGGTGAAGTTACAGCAAGACTGGCTCATCAAATCAGAACCCCCTGTCATCCGCCATGCTCTATCTTTCACCTTTACTGA
- the fliE gene encoding flagellar hook-basal body complex protein FliE gives MIKAIDPNQLLTQMRALQAQASPATQPMPSGEAESNGRVDFGSVMQKAVNEVNDLQKNSGDLKTAFELGDPNVNLADVMIASQKASVAFEATLQVRNKLIEAYQEVMRMSV, from the coding sequence ATGATTAAAGCTATCGACCCCAACCAATTACTAACTCAGATGCGAGCTTTACAAGCTCAGGCTTCACCAGCAACACAACCCATGCCTTCTGGTGAGGCTGAGAGCAATGGTCGAGTGGATTTCGGCAGCGTAATGCAAAAAGCTGTGAATGAGGTGAATGATCTGCAAAAAAACTCCGGTGATTTAAAAACGGCATTTGAGTTAGGTGACCCGAATGTCAATCTGGCTGATGTCATGATTGCATCGCAAAAAGCCAGTGTCGCTTTTGAGGCAACCTTACAAGTCAGAAATAAACTGATTGAGGCTTACCAAGAAGTTATGCGTATGTCTGTTTAA
- a CDS encoding flagellar protein FlaG, giving the protein MANNDLLVQSALQSVQNNVTSQSKPVTQSVQTETVTELSVQSQALQKEAEKQNSQQQQRADDLRDKVAQLNDYMQNMNRNLQFSVDDTSGDTVIKVIDSETEEVVRQIPSEEILEARHAAEKYRGILLETKA; this is encoded by the coding sequence ATGGCTAATAATGATCTGTTAGTGCAATCTGCCCTTCAATCAGTGCAAAACAATGTTACTAGTCAGTCTAAACCGGTTACGCAATCTGTTCAGACTGAGACTGTTACTGAATTATCTGTTCAATCTCAAGCTCTTCAGAAAGAAGCTGAGAAACAGAATAGCCAGCAGCAACAACGTGCAGACGATTTGCGTGATAAGGTGGCTCAACTTAACGATTATATGCAGAATATGAACCGTAACCTGCAATTTAGTGTCGATGATACGAGTGGTGATACGGTGATTAAAGTAATTGACTCAGAAACTGAGGAAGTGGTCAGGCAGATCCCTTCTGAGGAGATACTTGAAGCAAGACATGCTGCTGAAAAGTATCGCGGTATATTGCTAGAAACAAAGGCTTGA